The nucleotide window GGACGCAAGGggaaacttaaaaaaaaaaaaaaaaaggttaacaaaaaaaggggagcaaaaaaggctaacaaaaaagggtagcaaaaagggagccaGCGGAAAACTGAAAAGGAGCCAAAAGAagacccttttttttttcccccccttttttatttaatacacCCTCCCCTCACAAATTGTCAAAATAAAAGCACCAATTGTAACGAAGTACATCAGCGTTTTAAACCGGATTACGTTGTTACGAAGTTGCTGTGATTGTTTAAGGCTCCCACAAagtaataataacaaaatcGAAAAGACaattttggtttttttttttggggtggTTGGGCGAGACACACGGCAAAAGCACCCTTACCATTTTAGAAGcttacaaaaatatgtaccATCTTGTCTgaacatatacatatttgtgAGAGcggaaaagtggaaaaaaaaaaaaacagcccaGTCCCCTGTGGTGCGCCTATCTACATGGATACGTGCGTGCATACGTGCGTACAaacgtacatgtatatatgcttGCTTTGGGTGGCATCCCTGTGTGGTGTGGGTCCTCCAAGTAAAATTTGGTTCTTGCGTTTCACGAGGTGGTTGTCCCAATTTGTGTTAAAtgataaagggaaaaaaggtgTGTACTGAGAAATTGATCGTCTGAACAGCTAGCTAGAAAGTTCCTACTTCTATGCTACTACCATTTTTGCGCTGCCTTTGTGTCAATCTGCCAACGAGTATATACCCTCGAGCATCTTTTGGGGAAGAGGCAAGGTGTGGGCCTCCACCTTTGCTGTCAAAAGAGGCGTACGTCAGCACGTTAGCACGTTCGTACCTTCACTTGTTAAAAGTGTACCCCTGTGTATTAAcacacatttatatgtatcaCCCCAACATGTACATACCAATATAGGTGCCAGCACGCAGCAGCCATACCACCAAGCAAGCTCCatcgccccctccccccgcgctCGCAATCGTGGCTAGACAGGTGTGCCCTACCGCAGTTACATATACCCCATAACTACTAGTGACAATtgtgcgggaaaaaaaaaaaaaaaaaaaggggaacattTTGGCTACTCTTTCGTAACAGCTCGAAGGATTTGACCGCAAACGTATAGGAGCTTTATTTGTGTGCTTGCACATATATAAGAGGTATTACCCTCCCAAAGCTcgcatggaaaaaaaagaatctcTCTAGCTAGGATTCAAAGCAGCACAGGAGAGACCATACACTTGtgaatcaaaaaaaaaaaaaaaaaaaaaaacgcagttAAGGGGCATCTAAAACGAttaggaattatttttctgaATTTCCCGACGTACAATAGaagcacctttttttttttttttttttttttttggggtagGGGCGGAACTGTACCCCTAAAGGGATAGGataaatagtatatatatgtgctgTACGAGAAGGGAGCCAACTGAAGgcgccgtttttttttcttttgattATCCACGCATAGAAAAAGGGgacccatttttttggcaacGGGGAGTGCATTATATACACATGGGTATATTCGTGTCCACAGGTTCTCCACACAAAAAGACACTTCCGGGGTGCTGAGTTTTGAGCTGCTATACCGTTTGGTCACTCTCTCAAATTAACCAAAGCGAGCACAAGAATAGCACTACCTGTGTGGGGGCACTCCAGGCGTACACGTATCCTTTACCTAGGCGAATTACGCGTCGTTGGAGGGGTTACCTTTTTTGAAGCAACGGTGTTGAGCATACGTAGGGGCATTTctaaggggcaaaaaaggcgcacaAGAGAGGCACTCCAACACGGATCACCAAAACTTCTCTAGTGCCCACCTCCCCAAGACGCACTTGAAGAGATCACCACACAACGTGGCGCACCGAGAACCGGAAGAGGGAGGAGGGGACTCAAGCTTCAGCCAGCCCTCCCCCGTAGATCTGTTCTCACTGCAAATTTATCTACCCTGTGGTGGGGAAATACAAACCGGTGATTCAGCCATACGCGAAGCAGAGTTAGCACATCTATTTCCCGTTAGCTGCATGCGCGTCGCCGCTTTGGCGATCCTTCCGTTGAGGTTGCCTCGACCCAATTggtaataaagaaaaaaaaataaaaataaataattaattaattaataaataaataaaacgtcACGTGTGAAAGACCGTCCGTTGCACTAAAGAGAAAGTTCCTCCCCGCGTCTGCTTTGCTCCACTGCCCACTCACATCAGCGCAGTCGGTTAAAGGGTACACTCCGAGCGAAGGTCGCCCCGTTAAGGCCACCCCGCTATGGCATACCTTCCCCGGCAAGAACGTGGGCCACACCCATAGTTGCCGCTTCCTACCCCCTACCCCATTCTTTCATTAAGAGAAAAAGGAGTGTACCTTCCACCCTGCTGATGCATTCTACTGACAACCACCAGAATCACATGTGCTCACCGCATGTGGTCACCAAAAAGAATGCTCTCTTCCTCCCATTAAagtttttctctccccctgaTGTGTGTGCTGCCAATCCCTGTTTAGCCAAAACATTTTGGCTCACTCACTTGTACCCCCCTTCCCCGCATATGCCCACGTGCAGATTGTCCCATTAGACGTACCTAACGGACGATGGAGAACAACGAAAGTAACCACACCAGTTACTACAAAAGCGTAACGTCGAACAGCAACACGATtagcattttttatgaagatttaaagcaaagcaaaagtgaaaaaatgaaattacatgaatggaaaaatgacAAACATGTAAGTGGAAAGAGATCCAAAAAAGGATACCACTCAAATCTTGGGTTCTATCAccataaaaggaaaaaagccACTGAAAAGGAAAGCAGGCAGTTTATAGAAAGTGAAAAGAGTGGTAATAACTACCCCCAacgggaattaaaaaaaaagggtaaccTTCTGCAACAGAGTGGAAAAGGTAATGCAGATAAGACCAAAGAGAGCTTGCTCTTAAGTGTATCTCCTGGAGGGATCAACACAGAGGGGAACAACAAATTGGGGAACCATGTGAGAAGCTCCAATGGAAATAGTGGGCCCATTCAGGGGGGTGCCCTTAACGGAGGGCATGGGAATCCCACGAAGAGGGCCCTCCACGAGAGCAGTCATAACAATAACAACAGCGGCAGCCACGGGGAGGGAGTGAGACTCACCAAAGAACTGCTCGACGATCTGAACAAGCGAAACAGAATTCTCGGTGACGAGAGCGAAGAGGACGGAGACCATGACAACCAGAACTTCCTCATCTACGTGAAGAAAAGGATTgagcagaagaaggaggaggagaagcgggagaagaGGGCGGGCAGGAGCGGAAGGGTACGCGGGAAGATAAGCGGTAGAGTAAGTGGGAAGGTAGCAGGTGGTCAGGCAGGCGGTCAGTGGGGGGTCCAACTTGGCGAGCCAGAGAGCATCCCCCCCGGACACCCCCAAAGTGAAGACCAAATAAAACACCCCAGTGGTACCCACGTGAACGAAATTCTCGGAGAAAGCGACGCAGAAGGGAACCCAAGTGAAGTTCTGGAAACCCCTCCAAACGGATGCGTCGATGGAGTGGCTCCTCTAAGTGGCAACTACAATGATGATACTAAGGGGACGAGCAACGGGAATAGAGCAAATTCCAATCAGATAGAAACGTACAAAACTATCGACGACAGTAGCTCCCTTTATAGTGATGAATCTACGAAGGTGTATATCAATAGGAAGAATCACGTTGAATTTAATATGTGCGAAAATCCCTGTGACATTTGGTACGGGCTGAGAAAGCGGAATGGCAAGCGCATTTTTATTAGCAGTTTGGGTGTGAATGGtaagaagaataaaaacaaGGGGGCGAATGcccgggggggaaatgcgAGGAGTGCCACTGGTAGAAGTGGTCACGTTTGGAGCGCCACCGGGAGGGGCGACCCAGTGAGGAACTCCAAAAGGGGTGGGGGCATCGGTGGCATCGGTAGTAGCAGCACTGGCAACGCTATTAGCACTGGCAACGGCGCGCACGCGAAGGCCAAGCCCAAGAACGTGGAGAGGTACTACATAAGCAAGAAGAAgggaagcagcagcagtTTGGCCAAGCTAAGTCGAGACAAACCCAGCGGAAAAAACGGCGCCAAGCAAAACATCAGATACGTCAAGTACAGCGCGGAGTGGAGCTCCAGTTACTACTCCAACGTGATAAACAGCAACGATGGGAACCTCTCTGACAACACCATTGCGACGATGCACATCGATGGCAATTGCAAATATAACGAGGAGGGCAACGAGCACAGAAGTGGCAAGGGGAATAACCACACGTACAACTCAGCCGCGTATAGCGGTAACGGTAAGAAAGGCCATGggaaaaattcgaaaaatgggaaaaacgggaaaaaccGGCAAAACGGACAAAACGGACAAAACGCACAAAACAACCCTTTGCAGCTCAATAAAATGGGCGCGGGAAacaattttatcatttcgcGTAATGACCATcaccagctagccaaaaagtcttcaaaaaaaaaaagtaaaaaaaatattatgaccTGGTCAGGTAGAAATAACAATTATGAGCACAAACACAGGGTGCATTTTGCGCCGGTCAAGGGTGTCAACAAGAATAGTTACTACGACAACCAGGGGGTCAAAATTAGGATAAGGGGGGGGTCCCTGGGGTATTTGAGCGACGGTGCCGCAACAGCTGCGGTCACTGCGTCGAACAGTACTTCCAACGCTGCCGCTAACGGTGCAGCCAACTTTCCCGCCACCCCCGGTGATGCGCTCGACCTGGGGGGCCACAGCGATGGAGCTAATAACAAGGCGGACGAAGATGGAGGCAGAAAAAGTCACgcgccaaacgggggaacaaACAGTAGCATGGACAGTGGTGCCGATAGCGGTGGGGGTGTTGGTGGCAGTTGCCCCCGCGAGGAAAACGCACAGTTGGGAGAGCCAACGAGCAGCGAGAGCAACCATTTAAAAGCTCACTCCCTTTCGATGCACAGCGGGCtgatgaagaggaaagaGAATATCTCTCGTGACGCCAGCGTAACACCAGATAATAAATGCAAACCAACAAATGGAAGTAGCCCTTCTCTCCCCTGTGGTGGCCCCATACGACAGGAGCATAACGAAAATGTACATGCGTatgaaaagaattatttcaaaCCATCCTGTGCGAATAACGGAGGTGAATTTCGCGCTGAGGCCAAACCCACTGTGGACAGTGCGTGCGGAGCAAACCAacagaaggggggagggacgCACGGGCCCTATCAGAGCTGTAAAAATGGAGCCAAAAGAATGAACACACATAAGACGAACAAGATAAGCAACCACAGTAACTACAGCAGCTGCAATAACTACGGTACCCACGGTAGCCACAGTTGCAATGTTGGCAGCTCGGCCTACAACCCCGCGGGGGGCAACAAAGAGCATGAGGGGAACTACTTGGCTCATGCGTTGCCCCCCGATGGTGCCGCTCCGCCCACGACTCGCACTGAAACAAGTGAGCACTACGCGAGGAACAAGGGGAAGGATTATATCGGTGCACCCAACTTTTACCACCAGCATGGTGGAAAGAACGGGGGGGCCAGTTACCACAGCTATGCGAATGGTCACGCGAATGGTCACGCGAATGGTCACGCGAATGGTCACGCGAATGGTCACGCGAATGGTCACGCGAATGGTCACGCGAATGGTCACGCGAATGGTCACGCGAATGGTCACGCGAATGGTCACGCGAATGGTCACGCGAATGGTCACGCGAATGGTCATGCGAATGGTCACGCGAATGGTCACGCGAATGGTCACGCGAATGGTCACGCGAATGGTCACGCGAATGGTCACAAACCCTTTGACGTGATCAAGGAGGAGACGTTCATCGTGGCGGAGAGCAGAGACAAAATCATCTTCCCAGATTTTAGCTACACGGGAGAGCAAAATAGGAAGTACAAAAATTACTACTACAACAACGCCAAATTTGACTTGTCCTACGAAATTGAGGACGACGTacggaagcggaagaaaaagaagtggaGCGCCAACAACGCAAGCAGCAGCGGAAACAATGGAAGTGGGAATAGTGGCAAGTCAGCTTTTAAGAGCGCCAGGGAGAGGGTGCAGTCCATCCTGGCCAGGCGGAGGGGCGTGGACTTCTGAGCCAACCATGGGGGCGGCGGTCGAGTGGGGATTTCTGCCCTTCGCCTTTCCGATGTTGCAGTGCGTCCAGCCGTTTCAGCTTTTTCAGCCCCTCCAGTTTATCCACTCCTTacagtgtttttttttttttaatttttttgtgaaaggCGGCCAGCAAGTGTGAATCCCTCCGAGGAAATTTGGCCTCCCCCCGAGCGCAAGTGTTGGAACGTGGTGCGGCAACCAGCAGGTTCAGCGGCTCCGCTTTCAGCTCCTTCTGCGTGCTCGCCCTGGACACCCACTTGTGCCGCCATTCGTTCCGCCATTTGTATGTTCATCTGTGTGACCATTTGTAATCCCATCTGTGTGACCGTTTTGCCTGatcattttgcttcctctttttaccccccccttttttcccccgaaACTGCCCACATGCGCATGCGTTGGAGGGGAGAGGAGACCCctggggaaaaaacgtaCCGCTTTAagccttttaaaaaaaaacaactcaGTTGGGCTGACCACAAAtgagaaataattttacacacctatgtgtgcatgtgtccGCAAAAGGAATGGAAGTGAAAAGGGATGGAAGTGAAAAGTGAGAGGAATGAAGAATGAAAGGCGTGAAATGCGAAAGACGTGAAAAGCGAAAGACGTGAAGaatgcttcccctttttactgCATGCGCAGTTGGGGAGTAGCGCCTGGGTACACTTGTCCCAACTGCGtgggtggggggaaaaggacaGCCGCGAAAAGGCAGTCGCGAGAGTAAAACCCGCGGGAAAGACAACCGCGGACGCAACAACTGCGTGAAGGACAACGCCAAATATGCTGCGGCATGCATTTAAAATTCCCCCCTTGGTGATAAAACGTGGAAAGTGTTAACAAAGCGCTTTATCTCTTCACAGCCGTGAaggggtaattttttttttttttttttttttttttcttccttttggcATCCTttttggtgttttttttttttttccattttttttcgcattttcgcCATCCCGCGCTTGTGCGCAGATTTAGCCGTGTCTGCCCTTTCGCGGAGAGGAACGAAAAGCGCGTCCGTGCGAAACCGAAATTTGAAATATGCCGAGCGCGTTCGTAGACTTGCGCAAACGATTGGCACACCGCTCACTTGTGCCACCAttcggatttttttttttaactcgcGAAAAAAGCTATTTGAAACAGTTGGCGTGTTGCgcaacttttattttttttggacgcGGGGCGTCTGTTGCGAGTGTATAGCGAGTGTGTAGCGGCTCTGCACCTCGCCTGTAGCGCTGCTCCAGCGCACCTCCATCCCGTCTGCACCTCGCCTGTAGCGCTGCTCCAGCGCACCTCCATCCCGTCTGCACCTCTTCCCCAGCAAACGGATGGGGCGCGCGcgcaaggggaagaaggcggCGCCGCCGCTGTCGAAGAACACGCTGCGGGCGCTGCACATAATTATGGCCATCGGCTTCATCAGCGCCGTGCCGCAAATCCTAACCACGGTGATGACCACCTGGAGGGAAGCAGAACCAATCGAAT belongs to Plasmodium vivax chromosome 6, whole genome shotgun sequence and includes:
- a CDS encoding hypothetical protein, conserved (encoded by transcript PVX_111210A); amino-acid sequence: MENNESNHTSYYKSVTSNSNTISIFYEDLKQSKSEKMKLHEWKNDKHVSGKRSKKGYHSNLGFYHHKRKKATEKESRQFIESEKSGNNYPQRELKKKGNLLQQSGKGNADKTKESLLLSVSPGGINTEGNNKLGNHVRSSNGNSGPIQGGALNGGHGNPTKRALHESSHNNNNSGSHGEGVRLTKELLDDLNKRNRILGDESEEDGDHDNQNFLIYVKKRIEQKKEEEKREKRAGRSGRVRGKISGRVSGKVAGGQAGGQWGVQLGEPESIPPGHPQSEDQIKHPSGTHVNEILGESDAEGNPSEVLETPPNGCVDGVAPLSGNYNDDTKGTSNGNRANSNQIETYKTIDDSSSLYSDESTKVYINRKNHVEFNMCENPCDIWYGLRKRNGKRIFISSLGVNGKKNKNKGANARGGNARSATGRSGHVWSATGRGDPVRNSKRGGGIGGIGSSSTGNAISTGNGAHAKAKPKNVERYYISKKKGSSSSLAKLSRDKPSGKNGAKQNIRYVKYSAEWSSSYYSNVINSNDGNLSDNTIATMHIDGNCKYNEEGNEHRSGKGNNHTYNSAAYSGNGKKGHGKNSKNGKNGKNRQNGQNGQNAQNNPLQLNKMGAGNNFIISRNDHHQLAKKSSKKKSKKNIMTWSGRNNNYEHKHRVHFAPVKGVNKNSYYDNQGVKIRIRGGSLGYLSDGAATAAVTASNSTSNAAANGAANFPATPGDALDLGGHSDGANNKADEDGGRKSHAPNGGTNSSMDSGADSGGGVGGSCPREENAQLGEPTSSESNHLKAHSLSMHSGLMKRKENISRDASVTPDNKCKPTNGSSPSLPCGGPIRQEHNENVHAYEKNYFKPSCANNGGEFRAEAKPTVDSACGANQQKGGGTHGPYQSCKNGAKRMNTHKTNKISNHSNYSSCNNYGTHGSHSCNVGSSAYNPAGGNKEHEGNYLAHALPPDGAAPPTTRTETSEHYARNKGKDYIGAPNFYHQHGGKNGGASYHSYANGHANGHANGHANGHANGHANGHANGHANGHANGHANGHANGHANGHANGHANGHANGHANGHANGHANGHANGHANGHKPFDVIKEETFIVAESRDKIIFPDFSYTGEQNRKYKNYYYNNAKFDLSYEIEDDVRKRKKKKWSANNASSSGNNGSGNSGKSAFKSARERVQSILARRRGVDF